The sequence below is a genomic window from Desulfobulbus oligotrophicus.
GGTGGACATCTCACGAACCTTGACCTTTGGCAGCCCCAGCTGAATGGCATTGTTCCCTTCGCCAATGATTGTTGTCGGGATATCTCCGTCTGCCGTCAGATTTTCCAGATCAGTGGTTATGGGGGTCAGATGCAGAACAACCCTGTTACCATCACGGATAGACGCCATCACGCCAAGGGCAATACCCTGGACAACATTCCCGACCTCCGCAGTATAGGTAATACTGTCAACATCCTTATCATGCTCTGCGGTCACCTGCTTAACATAGGCCACATCCTTACCCACACTGATAATGGCCGGCTGACCATTGAGAACAGTGAGCTTCGGGTTCGCCAGAACATGGGTTTCACCCTGCTCGTTGAGTGCATTCAGGAAAATATCAAAATTGAGCGACCGGATCGCAACTCGGCTGACAAACGTATTAGCATATTCGGAATTGCCGGAGACATGCGGATAAACTTGACCGGCATTACCAAAAGATGTGGTTGCACCGATATTGAAATTCTTCAGTACACTGCTCCAGTCGATACCGATCCGTGAGTTATCCTGCAAAAAGACTTCAATGATCTTTGCTTCAATGCTTACCTGCTGGTAGAGATGCCTTTTGACGTTTTCAATGTAATCGTCAACTACCCTCAACGTGTTGGGTTTAGCTGTGACTGTAATCAGGCCAACGCTTTTATCGATCACAAAGGAAGAGCCGTCTCTGGCTGTATTGTTGGCCATTCTCGGCCGAAAAGCATCCATACCTGCTCTGTCACCTGCAGCCTGTTGCCCGGCCACAGCCTGGGATCCATCCTGGTTTGGATCGGCTGCACCTTGCAGCAGTGATGCCGCCTGCAGCACGCTTTCCTGCCGTTCTTCTTCAGCTACCTGCAGCAATGTTCTGAGATTGCTTTCGATATTCTCCCAGACATTGAACTTATTATCGGCACTCGTGATTTTAACCGAACCTTCAGTCCCTGAAGCGGCATCTTTATTAGAAAGAAAGTTACCGCCAACGGTTGTTGTATACGCCCCTTGCATAAAGGGTATGCCAATTTGGTACACTTTGGTTGTCTTGTTTCTGACAACAATATTCTTTCCTTTTACTTCATGAAAATAATCTGCCTGCCGCAGCAAATTTTCGACCGCATCAAAGAAACCGTCACTCGCTGCAATATCTACATCAACAGGAACTGTTTTATCAACATCACTTGCCCAGCTCACTGTCATCCCCTTTAAGTTCGCCAAACGTTTGAGCACTTCCCACAACGGCTGCGGTCCGCCGGTCGAACGAATGGTCGCCCCGACTTTAATCTGATAGTCTGCGGAAAGGCTGCCCAGCTGATCGACACTTTCCCTGGGTGTGATATACCCGGGTGTGGAAAAACGGGTGGGCAGCTGAGGTGGTGCCGGTGCCGTCACTGTACTGGCTGCTGCTGACGGAGGGGTCTCGTCTTGGGATTTGACTGCTTTTTTGTTTCCACACGCCGTATTCATGAGCAACAAGGCGGAAAGAGTGAGCGCCTGCAGGATCTTACCATATTTAAACATACCTTTATCCCCGGTTACTGTCATAAGAAGTAGTCGGCCGTGAAAAAGCCTCAATAGGCTGAAATATATAGATAAAAATTGAAAAATATAGCATTGTAAATTGCAGGATATTGCACCTTTCCCCTTCAATTTCTGGTGATTTACGATGCAGCCGAAGAAGCAGATTTCCAGTCCCCAGCTGGACATGTTCCGCAACCGTTTGGAGAGCATTCTCAACCACCGACATGAATTGTACCGGCTGAGTGGGCTGATTGACTGGGGAGTTTTTGAGTGCGAGTTTGGCAAGCTGTATTCGGAAGACGGTCGGCCGGGGCTCCCGATTCGTTTGCTCGTAGGCCTGACCTACCTGAGTCATGCGTTCAACACGTCGGACGAAGAGACGGTACGGCGGTGGGTGGAGAATCCCTACCACCAATACTTCTGCGGCGAAGAATACTTCCGACATGAGTTGCCGATCGATCCGTCTTCGTTGAGTCGCTGGCGAAAACGGATAGGCGAACAGGGATCGGAATTGATCCTGAAGCTGAGTGTGCAGGCAGGTTTGGCGAGCGGAGCGGTGGCGCCGGCCAGTTTGAAGCGGGTCATTGTTGACACGACCGTGCAGGAAAAGGCGGTCGCGTTTCCGACCGATTCACGTCTGTACAATCGAAGCCGTGAACGGTTGGTTAAGCTGGCAGCGGCGTGGGGCATTCGTCTTCGGCAGAGTTACTCCCGCCTTGGACGTCAGGCTTTGTTGAAGGTTGGCCGGTATCTCCATGCCCGTCAGCGGCGCAGAGCCGGTCGTGAGATCAAGCGGTTGAAGACCTATTTGGGCAGGGTCTACCGGGACATTGTGCGCAAGATCGAAGACCAGCAGGCTCTTCGCCCCGTGTTTCTTCCGGAACTTGCCCTGGCCGAACGGTTGTTGACCCAACAACGGCAGGACAAGAACAAGCTCTACAGCCTGCACGCGCCGGAAGTGGAATGCATTGGCAAAGGCAAGGCGCACAAGAAGTACGAGTTCGGGGTCAAGGTGAGCGTGGCGACCACCAATCGCGACAACTTCGTGGTGGGGATGTTGGCCGAACCTGGCAACCCCTATGATGGGCACACCCTGGCCAGGGCGATTGAGCAGGTGCAACGGATCACCGGCTGCACCGTTCAACGCAGTTTTGTCGACCGGGGCTACCGTGGTCACAAGATCAAAGAACCCCAGGTGTTGATCTCCGGTCGCAGGCGGGGAATGACACCGCAGATGAAGAAGGAACTCAAGAGACGCAGCGCCGTTGAGCCGGTGATCGGCCATATGAAGGCGGATGGCAAGCTTGGACGCAATTACCTGCTGGGTGAGTTGGGCGATAAAATCAATGCCCTGCTCTGTGGAGCAGGGCACAATATCCGTCTGATCCTCAAGAAGTTGAGGGAAAAATTGCTGCTTCTTTTTGTCGAATTGTTTTTGGCTCTCTGGAGCCGCCCCGATTGGCAGAAGAACGGTGCCTGATCATCCGCTCTGGCAAAATGAAAAAGGCTTTTTCAAGGACGACGAAGTAAATTACATGGAAGCCTTAACTGCTGGTCGACTTTGAATATACTTAACCAGATCAGGTGGTACTTCTGTTCCCAGTCTAATTATTTTCTGATACTCTGCCGATGCTGCTTGATATTGGCCCAACTTATCTTTAATGCGAGCAGAAGTGGTTAAGCTATCGAGGTCTTCACTGTGAAGAGACTTGTAGCGATCAAGAATTCTCAGTGCCCCGGAGTAATCTTTCCGCTCTTCTAAAAAGAATGTGTAGTTAAGAAGTGCCTCTCGTGACGGCTGTTTCATTTTAGTTGCTTGAATGAAGTAGTTGTTGGCTGCCTGATAGTCCTGCATATTGGCCGAGGCAATTGCTGCATTAAGAAGAACAGCCGCATTTTTCGGTTCGCGATCCAGAGATTTTTTTGCGTAATGCAGTGCTTTTGGATACTGCTGCAGATAGACCAGATTCAGATAAGATATCTTGGAGGCCAACTGGCTGTTTGCCGGCCATAACTCAAAAGCCTTCTCATAATGCTGAGTCGCCACGTCATATTTTTCGTTCTTTTCAGCCTTTTTAGCTAAATCGATTTGCTGCCTGGCCTCCATTGATTCCAACGGCTGGTTCTCCTGTTTTCTGATAACCAGAGCTTCTTGTTCAAACAATTTTGCATCCGGCTGAAAACTCAGGTTGGTTTGACTTTGATCCGGCCACTTGAAGGCTTTGTCTTTAGGATAAATAACCAACGTGTTAAAACGATCCTCTTTCTCTAAATCCTTTAAATTTAAAATTATATCGAGTGCGAAATCCCATGGTACATCATCGAGAACAAGCGTTAGAGATCCCTGAACAGATTCATCAACAACAATGTTAACGCCACTAACCTGTCTTAAAAAATTAAAGACATTATGCAAGTCCATCTTTTGGAATTCAACCGTGATCCGCTCTTTATTGTATCCGGAAAAGTTAAAGGCATCCTCCATCTGCTGGGATTTGGCTTTTGTCGAAAGTTTTGCATCAAGAGGATTAACATCGGGAAGCTGGCTATCGATACTTTTTGTTGCAGTTATTATATTGGTAACCTTGCTCTCTTCAGCTGATTTACTTGTATTCGCCTGAGATGCTTCAGCTGTGGTGCTCGACACTGAAGGATCAGAAGGTGTCTGTGCATCTGATCTCTGAATAGGATTGGCAATGAGCAGCTTTATTCCTGCCTCATTTTTTTCTGATTCAAATGTTGTCTGTTCCTTTAGAACAAATTCCAACCGTAAAATCTGCGGAGTACTATCTTGAACAGTACTATGTCTAAAAGTAACAAAATCATTGACAGTTTTATTATCAAAACCATCTGCCAGTTTCCCATGAGCAATATCAACAACAATTCGTTGAGGATTAGGCAGCTCATAAATTGTAGAGACCGGAACACCTGAATTTCTGATCAATACTTCATGCGCCTTCCCCGTATCTTTGACCTCTACGCTGTTAACTTCAACAGCACCATTTACTGCATCAGCTGACGTCGCAACATCTGCTGCAGAAAATAAGGCGCATACACAGATAAGGACGGGAAAAACAATGTATTTATAGCAAGATTTTAGCAACATTACTTATCTCCCTCTGCCTTCATTCTCATCGTAATCTGAGACTTCATCTCTTTTCCTGCTCGAGTTTTGGCGGTTTCAGTGATAATGACCTGGTTAGCCTCAATTGCCGTTACTTTCCCTCTCTTCCCGATCAAACTACCAAGTCGTAACACGTACCCTTTTTTGGTCTGGTCCTCCACCAGAGCAAGCGGGTCGCTCTTGGTCATCATCACGCCTACCAGATTTAACTGACCCGGCTCGAATAACTGCATGCCACTATACGTGGTCTCTTCTTCTACAATCTCGTTTGGATCCAGAAGATTTGTTGCTGATTTTTTAACAGAAACAAAAGGTTTAAACGGATCAGGCCGACCTTCATGTCTGTAGATGTATCCGTCACTTTTGATGTTGAGAGTTATCTTCTGTTCGTTGTCATCGCCAGATGCATTGTCCGTAGCATGAGCAAAGCCGTGGAATCCTATCCAGCCAAAAAGAACAATAATGTATATCAGCGTCGTACGGTTCATCCTTCAATCCATTTCGTTGACATCTAGAGCAAACTTTTACTTAGGAGGATCAAGCTTCACATTTGTAAAACGATAGGTCACCAACCTGCAGTTTGAGTGGAGTAATATCTCATTATCCTCCTGGGTCACTTTTTCAGTTTTAATGTTATTAACAGTGACGATTCGTTCAAGCTTGCTGACCTTATCCAAAAAGAGGCCGAGATTGTGGTACGGACCTTTAATTTGTATATCAATTGGAATTTCTGCATAAAAATCACGTGGGCTTTCTACTGTCGGGACAAATGAAATGAAATCCAATCCCGATACTCTTCCTAAATCAGAAATATTTCTCAACAAATTCGGAATCTCCTGACTTTTAGGGAGCAGAGTGGATGTCATTTCAAACAGGTGACGAGCTTCTTCAAGTTCTTTCTGATGAACCGGAAGATTGCGCGCAGCTTTTCTTGCCTTCTTCAACTCCTCATTTGCTGCTGTTACCTGCTTAGTCAATCTTTCATTTTTTTCATAGTTCCCCTGGAAAAGGAGAAAATAAAAAAGAAAGATCAGTAAAAGAGCCACTAAACCAACACCCAAAATCTTGGTTTTTTTGTCGATATTCAGATATTTCTCTTCGATGAACACATCGAATTTAGATTTCTTATAAGAATAGCTCATAAAACTACCGTACGAAATTAATTTTCAGGTGTTTCTACCCGCGCAGACAAGACAAACGTTTTCAAATTACGTTCGGCATACTGTTCCATAGCTGAACTCACTAATTTGACATCATGGATATAGGCTGACCCTTCCAATTCATCCATGTACTTAGCAATGGTCTCATCATCCATTGCCATACCCTCGAGGGTGAGCTGGCTGTCTGACTGCGACAATTTTTTTAACCACATTCTCCCTGGAGGCGTGTGTGTTGCTATTTCATCTAAAACATGGACTGTCAGTGAAGAAGATCGCTTTAATTTATTGATAACATCAATTCTGGTCAGCAGTGTCTTTTTTTCCTCCTCCATTTTTTTGATATCGTTGAGGATGACTTCATACTGCTTTCTCTCTTGCGTAATTCGTTTCTCTTCTTCTTGTAAGCCGGCGATTGCATTAATCTGAAAGATCTCAACAGTCAGAAACAAAAAGAGCAACGCCCCAAACCCCAGAAGAATAAAATAAACCTCTTGCCGAAGGTTTTTCCTGCGAAGAATATCACGTATTGGAAGGAGATTAATTGATATCATAGTCTTAAATAGATGTTGATCGTATTGCGAGCCCGGCGGCTATTGCCATTTCCGGTGCCACACTTTCCAGATAATTTTTATCGATCTTTTTTTCGTCATACAACATCTTCTCGAACGGATTAAAGTTGACCGTTTTTAACCCTGTTTCTTTAGAGATATGCTCACTAAGCCCCAATACCTTTGAGCCCCCTCCGCTTAAGACGATCGTCTTCAAAGATTTATCCGGATGATTTGCGAGATAAAGGTCAATTGCCTTTTTAATCTCAAGCACCCATTGGGCGCAGATCTTGTTGAAAATACCTTTTATGTTCTCTGCGTGCGCTCCGGGCTCAGCAATACCCAATTTGATCTTTTCAGCTTCAACATAATCAATCCCCAGGAAGTTGGCGATCTGTTCAGTTAACTGCAGGCTCCCGACTGCGACATCTCTTGCGAGTACAGATACGCCTTCGGAAATTATATTGATATTCATCTTGGACGCACCGATATCAATCAGAGCTACATTTTCAGTCGATCCTGAGGTTATTTCCCAAATGTTCTCCAATGCAAATCCATCAACATCAACAAGAACAGTCTGCAGCTTTAACTGATCGAGCATGTCGAGATAATCGTTGACTACCTCTTTTTTTGCAGCCACAAGCATTATCTCGCACTTATTTTCCGCATTTCTTTTTTTATCTACTCGTTGAAAATCAATATAGACATCATCAAGATCAAAAGGGACATACTGCTCGGCTTCAGTTTCTATATACTTAACCAACTCTTCATCGCTCATTTCATCTAGTACAATCTTTTTTACAATAACAGAATACCCAGAAATGGAGACCCCGATCTTTTTATTTTTTATTTTTAAATTTGACAGTAATTCGGACAAGATTCGTGATACTGTCAATGGCTCCTGAAGCACACCATCTTCTACTGAACCAAAAGGTAACAATGAAGAACCGATCGAAATAATTTTATAATCCATGCCCACGCGTTGAAGTTCACAAATTTTTACTGCGTGCGATCCTATATCAACGCCAATAATCAAATTTATTTTTTTAAAAATTTTTCGAATCATTTCACTTACAATTGGTTTTGGCAATTTTTCTAATAGATAAGACCATATGTTCCCTGTATTATGACGACCGTCTGCATATATTGGCAGAAACATCCTGTTCGAAAGGCAACAACAAGGAACCAATCCTTATTGATCAATCTTTACTGTCCTAAGTATCATTAGGCATCTAAAACACCTTCTTTGTCAAGGTTTGAAGTCTGTTTTTTCTATCTTCTTGCCAGGACCGTCAAACAACAAACTGCTCTCCGCTGGTCTGCCCAACCCAGGTGATGTTAAATTGTCCAGATACGTTACGGAAAACACCTGCACCGTATGCAAACAGGTCATAGAAGAGCACTCTTCACACAGATCCTGCATCAGGTGAGGACTCGACATACATGAAAACTTAATTTAAAAACACCAGCCTGGTTACACGATACCGGGTGGCAAAGTGCGGAACGGATGTGAAACTCGGTCGCAAAAACGAATAAAGCGTTTTACTGCACCTCGACAAGAAAAATTTTTCGCAACTTATAGAAGTAATCGATCCCGGACCAGACGGTAAGAACCAGCGCAAAGTACATAACGATCAACCCTATCTCGTGAAGGTTTTTAATGAAAAGAATATCCGGAGGAAAAATCAAGATCCCAAGACCAATATACTGGAGTGTTGATTTCCATTTACCGAGACTGCTTGCACTCACAACAATTCCGGATGAAGAGGCTACTCCACGCAGTCCGGTTACAATGATTTCACGACAGAGGATAATAAGTGCCAGCCAGGCAGGCAGTTTACCGTCCGCAACCAGCATAACTAATGCTGTTGTGACCAGTACCTTGTCCGCCAGGGGGTCCATCAGTTGACCGAGCACTGTCACTGCTTTATACTTTCGCGCAAAATATCCATCGATCCAGTCTGATCCGGCAGCAATGGAAAAAACCAGCCAGGCAATCAACCCTATGGTATTGGTTTGCTCTTGCAGCAATAGGAAGGCCAGACAGCCGGAAAGTATAAATCGGCCGCCGGTTATTACATTGGGAAGGTTAATTATTTTGGAGAAACGCCTCAATTGACGGTCACCATTTGTCTGACATTGATATTTGAGGGCAAAGAAGGCTTACTGTTACGATAGGAGTGGTACGTTTCAAGCACCTTCGCGACATAATTTTGTGTTTCAGGAATTCGCGGGACAACTCCGTATGGTGCAACTCTACCTGGTCCGGCATTGTAAGCAGCAAGACTTAATTCCACATTTCCTTTAAAATTGTCAAGGAGATATCGAAGATATCTGGTCCCGCCGATAATGTTCTGATAGGGATCAAACGGATCACTGACAGCCATGTCTCTGGCAGTCCCGGGCATGAGCTGCATCAATCCCTGCGCACCTTTTGGCGACAGTGCGTTCGGATCAAAGTTTGATTCAGCCTGTATGACGGCCTTGATCAGCAAAGGGTCCACCTGATGATGTGCGCCGGCAAGCTGGATGTAACGTTCAATGGTTTGCGGGGCGCTTCTGAACGTGTAGCCGCCGTTACGAAACTGTCCCCTGCCTCTGTTCATGGTTATATTCGGTGAAAGAGCGCTGTTCGAACGGCGTATTATCGTTTTAACCAGCTGATTTTCCGGGGAACCGATACGCCTGCTCGTTCGCGTATTTAATTTATATCGGCCATCTCCCGGAACATTCGTGTAATGACAGATACCCCTGGCATCGACGTAGGCATACATGCCTGCTTCTGCTGGTATCGATAGAGCGATTACAAGCATGAAGACTCCGGCGAAAATAAAACGAGGCCGCATGATACTTTTCACGTCCTATTGTTTGCGTTTTTCCCAATCAGCAAGAAACTGTTTCATGCCGATATCCGTTAACGGATGTTTTGCCAGTTGAGCAATAACTTTGTACGGAATTGTAGCAATATCCGCCCCGAGAAGGGCCGATTCAACCACATGCATCGGGTGACGCACTGAAGCAACGATGACCTCGGTGGCAAATCCGTAATTTCTCAAGATCGTCATTATATCGGATATTAAATCAAGACCGTTTACCGAAATATCATCCAGTCTGCCGACAAAAGGGCTGACATAGGCTGCACCGGCCTTTGCGGCCAGCAAAGCCTGTGATGCGGAAAAAACCAGGGTGACATTGGTCTTGATCCCCTCTGAAAAGAGCTGCTTGACCGCCTTTAAACCTTCCTCAATCATGGGAATCTTGATGACGATATTGTCAGCAATTTTCACCAGCTCACGGGCCTCGGCGACCATCCCGTCCGCATCAAGACTCACAACCTCGGCACTCACCGGACCATCAACCAGCGTACAGATCTCTTGAAGTATCAAGATAAACGGCCGGGGTTCTTTTGCAATAAGCGAGGGATTGGTGGTTACACCATCGACCATGCCCAGGGCTAAGCCCTTTTTAATTTCATCAATATTGGCTGTATCTATAAAAAATTTCATGACTCTCCTTGTGTCGTTTTTTCGACGAATTGATCACAGCATTCTTCACTGCAAAAATAATAGGTCACACCGTTTTTCCGCAGGCGAAGTGCCTGATGCTTCGGAATCAACAGATGACAGACAGGATCTTCAACTAAAACATCCTGGGGGCGAGGATCGTTGTCCGGGATCGAAGGAGTCTGTTTCTTCTTCCTGTGACCACGGATCAGATACCACGCGGCATAACAGACAAGGGCAAGAATCAAAAAGCGTATAGCTATCATCTGTATAAAACGTCCTCACCCAGAATAGGTGCGCAAAGCCCACCTGTTTTTATTAACCTGCCATCATTATATAGGCAGTGAGGCAAATGTCTAATTGAATTTCCAGTCCTATCCCTTTTCCCTACCTATAGGCTCCTCTCAAAAACACCCGTCTGCCAACAGTGCGGTCTGATCTCCTGTTGCGGTTTTCTCCGGCGCAGATCGTCCAGGAGCATCTGCATTGTTTTTCCATGCTGTGGATGAACAAACCCGGCAGCCACTTCCACCAGGGGCACCATGACAAACAGACGATCCGTCATCCGGGGGTGAGGGACCGTAAGTTCTTCGTCACAGATCACAGCATCATCATACAGCAAGAGGTCCAGATCGAGTGTACGATCATCATGCCCATTTCGTACGGATGTACGCCTTCGGCCGTACCGCTGTTCAATGTCGTGGAGAAGGCGCAGCAGGAGATGCGGGCGCAGAGAGGTTTGAATAAGTCCGACGGCATTGATGAACCAGTGTGGGCTGGTCATATCTACCGGCTGACTGCAGTACGGAGAAGAAAGTGCAACTGGAAAAAGACAGGGGTGCGATTGAATATCCAGCCACGTTTTTTGAAGAGTTTCCCGACGATTCTCCAGGTTAGCCCCCAATCCGATAACAACGTTATGGGCACCATTATGAGTGGAAGTATCCGGGTGAGTATGGCTCACAGAAAAAGCAACGGAAAGATTCCGACTCTTCTAGAATGTATGAAGACCAAGGACATCAAACATGGTGTAGAGTCCCTTTGGCTGGCTCACCACCCAATGAGCGGCCAACACTGCACCACGGGCAAAGTTATCGCGGTTTGTCGCCCTGTGGGTGATCTCCAACCGCTCGCCCATCCCGGCAAAATAGACGGTATGTTCACCAACGATGTCGCCACCTCGAATTGT
It includes:
- the pgsA gene encoding CDP-diacylglycerol--glycerol-3-phosphate 3-phosphatidyltransferase — encoded protein: MRRFSKIINLPNVITGGRFILSGCLAFLLLQEQTNTIGLIAWLVFSIAAGSDWIDGYFARKYKAVTVLGQLMDPLADKVLVTTALVMLVADGKLPAWLALIILCREIIVTGLRGVASSSGIVVSASSLGKWKSTLQYIGLGILIFPPDILFIKNLHEIGLIVMYFALVLTVWSGIDYFYKLRKIFLVEVQ
- the fsa gene encoding fructose-6-phosphate aldolase; the protein is MKFFIDTANIDEIKKGLALGMVDGVTTNPSLIAKEPRPFILILQEICTLVDGPVSAEVVSLDADGMVAEARELVKIADNIVIKIPMIEEGLKAVKQLFSEGIKTNVTLVFSASQALLAAKAGAAYVSPFVGRLDDISVNGLDLISDIMTILRNYGFATEVIVASVRHPMHVVESALLGADIATIPYKVIAQLAKHPLTDIGMKQFLADWEKRKQ
- a CDS encoding pilus assembly protein PilP, whose amino-acid sequence is MNRTTLIYIIVLFGWIGFHGFAHATDNASGDDNEQKITLNIKSDGYIYRHEGRPDPFKPFVSVKKSATNLLDPNEIVEEETTYSGMQLFEPGQLNLVGVMMTKSDPLALVEDQTKKGYVLRLGSLIGKRGKVTAIEANQVIITETAKTRAGKEMKSQITMRMKAEGDK
- a CDS encoding PilN domain-containing protein, translated to MISINLLPIRDILRRKNLRQEVYFILLGFGALLFLFLTVEIFQINAIAGLQEEEKRITQERKQYEVILNDIKKMEEEKKTLLTRIDVINKLKRSSSLTVHVLDEIATHTPPGRMWLKKLSQSDSQLTLEGMAMDDETIAKYMDELEGSAYIHDVKLVSSAMEQYAERNLKTFVLSARVETPEN
- a CDS encoding AMIN domain-containing protein, yielding MLLKSCYKYIVFPVLICVCALFSAADVATSADAVNGAVEVNSVEVKDTGKAHEVLIRNSGVPVSTIYELPNPQRIVVDIAHGKLADGFDNKTVNDFVTFRHSTVQDSTPQILRLEFVLKEQTTFESEKNEAGIKLLIANPIQRSDAQTPSDPSVSSTTAEASQANTSKSAEESKVTNIITATKSIDSQLPDVNPLDAKLSTKAKSQQMEDAFNFSGYNKERITVEFQKMDLHNVFNFLRQVSGVNIVVDESVQGSLTLVLDDVPWDFALDIILNLKDLEKEDRFNTLVIYPKDKAFKWPDQSQTNLSFQPDAKLFEQEALVIRKQENQPLESMEARQQIDLAKKAEKNEKYDVATQHYEKAFELWPANSQLASKISYLNLVYLQQYPKALHYAKKSLDREPKNAAVLLNAAIASANMQDYQAANNYFIQATKMKQPSREALLNYTFFLEERKDYSGALRILDRYKSLHSEDLDSLTTSARIKDKLGQYQAASAEYQKIIRLGTEVPPDLVKYIQSRPAVKASM
- the folK gene encoding 2-amino-4-hydroxy-6-hydroxymethyldihydropteridine diphosphokinase, encoding MSHTHPDTSTHNGAHNVVIGLGANLENRRETLQKTWLDIQSHPCLFPVALSSPYCSQPVDMTSPHWFINAVGLIQTSLRPHLLLRLLHDIEQRYGRRRTSVRNGHDDRTLDLDLLLYDDAVICDEELTVPHPRMTDRLFVMVPLVEVAAGFVHPQHGKTMQMLLDDLRRRKPQQEIRPHCWQTGVFERSL
- a CDS encoding IS5 family transposase codes for the protein MQPKKQISSPQLDMFRNRLESILNHRHELYRLSGLIDWGVFECEFGKLYSEDGRPGLPIRLLVGLTYLSHAFNTSDEETVRRWVENPYHQYFCGEEYFRHELPIDPSSLSRWRKRIGEQGSELILKLSVQAGLASGAVAPASLKRVIVDTTVQEKAVAFPTDSRLYNRSRERLVKLAAAWGIRLRQSYSRLGRQALLKVGRYLHARQRRRAGREIKRLKTYLGRVYRDIVRKIEDQQALRPVFLPELALAERLLTQQRQDKNKLYSLHAPEVECIGKGKAHKKYEFGVKVSVATTNRDNFVVGMLAEPGNPYDGHTLARAIEQVQRITGCTVQRSFVDRGYRGHKIKEPQVLISGRRRGMTPQMKKELKRRSAVEPVIGHMKADGKLGRNYLLGELGDKINALLCGAGHNIRLILKKLREKLLLLFVELFLALWSRPDWQKNGA
- the pilM gene encoding type IV pilus biogenesis protein PilM translates to MIRKIFKKINLIIGVDIGSHAVKICELQRVGMDYKIISIGSSLLPFGSVEDGVLQEPLTVSRILSELLSNLKIKNKKIGVSISGYSVIVKKIVLDEMSDEELVKYIETEAEQYVPFDLDDVYIDFQRVDKKRNAENKCEIMLVAAKKEVVNDYLDMLDQLKLQTVLVDVDGFALENIWEITSGSTENVALIDIGASKMNINIISEGVSVLARDVAVGSLQLTEQIANFLGIDYVEAEKIKLGIAEPGAHAENIKGIFNKICAQWVLEIKKAIDLYLANHPDKSLKTIVLSGGGSKVLGLSEHISKETGLKTVNFNPFEKMLYDEKKIDKNYLESVAPEMAIAAGLAIRSTSI
- a CDS encoding type IV pilus inner membrane component PilO, which codes for MSYSYKKSKFDVFIEEKYLNIDKKTKILGVGLVALLLIFLFYFLLFQGNYEKNERLTKQVTAANEELKKARKAARNLPVHQKELEEARHLFEMTSTLLPKSQEIPNLLRNISDLGRVSGLDFISFVPTVESPRDFYAEIPIDIQIKGPYHNLGLFLDKVSKLERIVTVNNIKTEKVTQEDNEILLHSNCRLVTYRFTNVKLDPPK
- a CDS encoding lytic transglycosylase domain-containing protein; translation: MLVIALSIPAEAGMYAYVDARGICHYTNVPGDGRYKLNTRTSRRIGSPENQLVKTIIRRSNSALSPNITMNRGRGQFRNGGYTFRSAPQTIERYIQLAGAHHQVDPLLIKAVIQAESNFDPNALSPKGAQGLMQLMPGTARDMAVSDPFDPYQNIIGGTRYLRYLLDNFKGNVELSLAAYNAGPGRVAPYGVVPRIPETQNYVAKVLETYHSYRNSKPSLPSNINVRQMVTVN
- a CDS encoding YHS domain-containing protein translates to MIAIRFLILALVCYAAWYLIRGHRKKKQTPSIPDNDPRPQDVLVEDPVCHLLIPKHQALRLRKNGVTYYFCSEECCDQFVEKTTQGES